The following proteins come from a genomic window of Nocardiopsis sp. YSL2:
- a CDS encoding DUF4870 domain-containing protein, which produces MSYPNTPPPEDPHGQGHPGHQEGTGGYSQPPGPPSGGYPAQGQPGGYPQQGGYPPHPDQSGGYPAQGQPGGYPPPPGQGQGYGEQPGGYPPGQPGYGGQPGYGGQPGYGGQPGYGGQQGYGGQPSPDEKQMAFFAHLGGGILGWLVPLIIWLIKKDESPFVRQQAVAALNFQLVLLIAYVAVSVIGAIPFIGLISVLAWPAAWIFSIIMGVQAAQAANRGELFKYPITVDWVK; this is translated from the coding sequence ATGTCCTACCCGAACACGCCACCACCAGAGGACCCCCACGGTCAGGGGCACCCCGGCCACCAGGAGGGCACCGGGGGCTACTCCCAGCCGCCCGGTCCCCCCAGCGGCGGCTACCCCGCGCAGGGGCAGCCCGGCGGCTACCCCCAGCAGGGCGGCTACCCGCCGCACCCGGACCAGTCCGGCGGCTACCCCGCGCAGGGGCAGCCCGGCGGATATCCCCCGCCCCCCGGCCAGGGCCAGGGGTACGGCGAGCAGCCGGGCGGGTACCCGCCCGGACAGCCCGGCTACGGCGGGCAGCCCGGTTACGGGGGCCAGCCCGGCTACGGCGGGCAGCCCGGTTACGGAGGTCAGCAGGGCTACGGAGGGCAGCCCAGCCCGGACGAGAAGCAGATGGCGTTCTTCGCCCACCTGGGCGGCGGCATCCTCGGCTGGCTCGTCCCGCTGATCATCTGGCTCATCAAGAAGGACGAGTCCCCGTTCGTCCGCCAGCAGGCGGTCGCCGCACTGAACTTCCAGCTGGTCCTGTTGATCGCCTACGTGGCCGTGAGCGTGATCGGGGCCATCCCCTTCATCGGGCTCATCAGCGTCCTCGCCTGGCCCGCCGCCTGGATCTTCTCCATCATCATGGGTGTCCAGGCCGCGCAGGCCGCCAACCGGGGCGAACTGTTCAAGTACCCGATCACCGTCGACTGGGTGAAGTAG
- a CDS encoding DUF4870 domain-containing protein — translation MSENPTNPPAPDDPEEGRPPQYGQADPGRQPSGEQSPYAPQPGDGRQPTGGRPAYGQQAEYGQQPSGGQAAHGQQYQQQGYAQQPPQPSGEQPPYAPQPGYGQQPASGPEGYAQQPQPGYAPPQPYGQPQEQQGYAQQPPQPPGEQSPYAAQPGYGQQPTGGQPAYGQQYQQQGYAQQPAGGPEGYGQQPQPGYAPPQPYGQPQEQQGYAQQPPQPPGEQSPYAAQPGYGQQPAFAPPPPQQPTGGQPAYGAPQAAQTPYGQQPYGQPRQQPQHPAEQAVHGGPGGYQQQAPHGGENDTLVAMLAHLSGFIIACLGWIPPLAIYFAKRHQSPFVRHHASEAANFQITLLLGYIFAWVILIVLGITFPALSWIGSLLVGLVWIFAIVFGVIGASGANKGTWYRYPLSIRLLK, via the coding sequence ATGAGCGAGAACCCGACGAATCCCCCTGCCCCGGATGATCCCGAGGAGGGTCGCCCCCCGCAGTACGGGCAGGCGGACCCTGGGCGGCAGCCGTCGGGTGAACAGTCCCCGTACGCGCCGCAGCCCGGCGACGGACGGCAGCCGACCGGCGGCCGGCCCGCCTATGGCCAGCAGGCGGAGTACGGTCAGCAGCCCTCGGGTGGCCAGGCCGCCCACGGGCAGCAGTACCAGCAGCAGGGCTACGCCCAGCAGCCCCCACAGCCGTCGGGTGAACAGCCCCCGTACGCGCCGCAACCCGGCTACGGCCAACAGCCCGCGAGCGGCCCTGAGGGCTACGCCCAGCAGCCCCAGCCCGGCTACGCGCCTCCGCAGCCCTACGGGCAACCCCAGGAGCAGCAGGGTTACGCCCAGCAGCCCCCACAGCCCCCGGGTGAACAGTCCCCGTACGCGGCCCAGCCCGGGTACGGACAGCAGCCGACCGGCGGCCAGCCCGCCTACGGGCAGCAGTACCAGCAGCAGGGCTACGCCCAGCAGCCCGCGGGCGGCCCTGAGGGCTACGGGCAGCAGCCCCAGCCCGGCTACGCGCCTCCGCAGCCCTACGGGCAACCCCAGGAGCAGCAGGGTTACGCCCAGCAGCCCCCACAGCCCCCGGGTGAACAGTCCCCGTACGCGGCCCAGCCCGGGTACGGCCAACAGCCCGCGTTCGCGCCCCCGCCTCCACAGCAGCCGACGGGCGGCCAGCCCGCCTACGGCGCACCCCAGGCGGCACAGACCCCGTACGGGCAGCAGCCCTACGGTCAACCCCGACAACAGCCCCAGCACCCGGCTGAACAGGCCGTCCACGGCGGGCCCGGCGGATATCAGCAGCAGGCCCCCCATGGCGGCGAGAACGATACGCTCGTGGCGATGCTCGCGCACCTGTCCGGATTCATCATCGCGTGCCTCGGTTGGATCCCGCCGCTGGCGATCTACTTCGCCAAGCGGCACCAGTCGCCCTTCGTGCGCCACCACGCCTCGGAGGCGGCCAACTTCCAGATCACGCTGCTGCTCGGCTACATCTTCGCCTGGGTGATCCTCATCGTGCTGGGCATCACCTTCCCGGCGCTTTCGTGGATCGGCTCCCTGCTGGTCGGCCTGGTCTGGATCTTCGCGATCGTCTTCGGCGTCATCGGCGCCAGCGGCGCGAACAAGGGCACGTGGTACCGCTACCCGCTGAGCATCCGCCTGCTGAAATAA
- a CDS encoding DUF3097 domain-containing protein, producing MATKGTKRYGRDVLAGDWRRPRKGAVPDVPLSRDLVVEDADETFCGAVVGWDKATVTLEDRAGRRRVFDLGPAAFLIDGAPATLVRPAAAPRGPLRSASGSVAVPGTRARTARESRIYVEGLHDAELVERVWGHDLRVEGVAVEFLEGVDDLPAIVADFSPGPGRRLGVLVDHLVPGSKESRIAARVEGEHVLVAGHPYVDVWQAVRPSALGIDRWPEVPRGRPWKEGVVSGLGWRMETGEAWRRILGSVRSYADLEPSLLGRVEELIDFVTGPHPDE from the coding sequence GTGGCTACCAAGGGAACCAAGCGCTACGGCCGCGACGTGCTGGCGGGTGACTGGCGACGGCCCAGGAAGGGCGCTGTGCCGGATGTGCCGCTCAGCCGCGACCTGGTCGTGGAGGACGCCGACGAGACATTCTGCGGTGCCGTCGTCGGCTGGGACAAGGCGACCGTGACGCTGGAGGACCGCGCCGGGCGCCGCCGGGTGTTCGACCTCGGACCGGCCGCGTTCCTGATCGACGGCGCCCCGGCCACGCTCGTGCGCCCCGCCGCGGCGCCGCGCGGGCCGCTGCGCAGTGCCTCGGGTTCGGTCGCGGTGCCGGGCACGCGGGCGCGCACGGCCCGGGAGAGCCGGATCTACGTCGAGGGCCTGCACGACGCCGAGCTCGTGGAACGGGTCTGGGGCCACGACCTGCGCGTGGAGGGCGTGGCCGTGGAGTTCCTGGAGGGTGTGGACGATCTGCCCGCGATCGTGGCGGATTTCTCACCCGGCCCGGGACGGCGCCTCGGTGTCCTCGTGGACCACCTGGTCCCCGGATCCAAGGAGTCGCGCATCGCCGCGCGGGTGGAGGGCGAGCACGTGCTCGTGGCGGGTCACCCCTACGTCGACGTGTGGCAGGCGGTCCGCCCGAGCGCGCTGGGAATCGACCGCTGGCCGGAGGTGCCGCGCGGCCGCCCCTGGAAGGAGGGCGTCGTCAGCGGCCTGGGTTGGCGGATGGAGACCGGCGAGGCCTGGCGGCGGATCCTGGGCTCGGTGCGCAGCTACGCCGATCTGGAGCCGTCGCTCCTGGGGCGGGTGGAGGAACTGATCGACTTCGTCACCGGCCCCCACCCGGACGAGTGA
- the hrcA gene encoding heat-inducible transcriptional repressor HrcA, producing MLDERKLAVLRAVVEDFVNTNEPVGSRALADRHPLGVSPATIRNDMVALEEDGYITQPHTSAGRVPTDKGYRLFVDRLSSVKPLSVAERRAIESFLTGAVDLDEIVARTVRLLAQLTRQVAIVQYPSLTRSSVQHVELVPLGGQRIMMVVITNTGRVEQRVIDGLGDVDAAIVGDLREMLNRAIAGRHLADVPDAVQDLPAQVDPEHRRVAVAVLSVLLDSLVERHEEKIVLAGTANLAAVDFAASLREVLEALEENMVLIRLLGEAKDPSMLTVRIGEENLHEGLRTASIVSADYGVGNQSLAKIGVVGPTRMDYPGTMGAVRAVARYVGQILAGQ from the coding sequence TTGCTGGATGAGCGCAAGCTCGCGGTCCTGCGTGCCGTCGTCGAGGACTTCGTCAACACCAACGAACCGGTGGGTTCCCGCGCTCTGGCGGACCGGCACCCGCTCGGCGTCTCCCCGGCGACGATCCGCAATGACATGGTCGCCCTCGAAGAGGACGGATACATCACCCAGCCGCACACCAGTGCGGGCAGGGTCCCCACGGACAAGGGCTACCGGCTCTTCGTCGACCGCCTGTCGTCGGTCAAACCGCTCTCGGTCGCCGAGCGACGGGCCATCGAGTCCTTCCTCACGGGCGCCGTGGACCTGGACGAGATCGTCGCCCGAACGGTGCGGCTGCTCGCCCAGCTCACCCGCCAGGTCGCGATCGTGCAGTACCCGTCGTTGACACGCTCCTCCGTCCAGCACGTGGAGCTGGTCCCCCTGGGGGGCCAACGGATCATGATGGTCGTGATCACCAACACGGGCCGGGTCGAGCAGCGCGTCATCGACGGGCTCGGCGACGTCGACGCGGCGATCGTCGGCGATCTGCGGGAGATGCTCAACCGGGCCATCGCCGGACGCCACCTGGCCGACGTGCCCGACGCGGTTCAGGACCTGCCCGCGCAGGTCGATCCGGAACACCGGCGCGTCGCCGTGGCGGTCCTGTCGGTCCTGCTGGACAGCCTCGTCGAACGGCACGAGGAGAAGATCGTCCTCGCGGGGACGGCCAACCTCGCCGCCGTGGACTTCGCCGCGAGTCTGCGTGAGGTTCTGGAGGCGCTGGAAGAGAACATGGTCCTCATCCGTTTGCTGGGTGAGGCGAAGGATCCGTCGATGCTGACAGTGCGCATCGGCGAGGAGAACCTCCACGAGGGTCTGCGGACCGCCTCCATCGTGTCGGCCGACTACGGCGTGGGAAACCAGTCGCTGGCCAAGATCGGTGTGGTGGGTCCGACCCGGATGGACTACCCAGGGACGATGGGAGCGGTACGCGCGGTGGCTCGGTATGTCGGACAGATTTTGGCAGGACAGTAA
- the dnaJ gene encoding molecular chaperone DnaJ → MARDYYQVLGVRRDASKDEIKKAYRRLARELHPDINPDPATQERFKEVTQAYEVLSDENKRRMFDMGHDPFAPGGGGGGAGGFGGAGGFAFDDIMNAFFGGGQPGGRSPRERVRRGRSIKIRIELDLVETAFGVSKDITFPTAILCETCQGEGTAAGSHRTTCEMCHGQGEVSQVTRSFLGQVMTSRPCPQCSGQGTVITNPCGDCAGEGRVREKVTRTVKIPAGVDDGTRIQLAGEGEVGPNGGPRGDIILEIIQKAHPTFERRGDDLHCTVTVPMTAAALGASFAFDTLDGTENIDLRPGTNSGHVITLPNKGVTHLDGGGRGDLRIRVDVETPNKLDEEQEALLRKFAELRGEDQNPGRFSPGHGGLFAKLRDAFGAK, encoded by the coding sequence GTGGCCAGAGACTATTACCAGGTTCTCGGGGTGCGTCGCGACGCGTCCAAGGACGAGATCAAGAAGGCGTACCGGAGGCTCGCACGCGAGCTCCACCCGGACATCAACCCGGACCCCGCCACGCAGGAGCGCTTCAAGGAGGTGACCCAGGCCTACGAGGTCCTCTCCGACGAGAACAAGCGTCGGATGTTCGACATGGGTCACGACCCCTTCGCTCCAGGCGGCGGCGGTGGCGGCGCGGGTGGATTCGGCGGCGCCGGGGGTTTCGCCTTCGACGACATCATGAACGCGTTCTTCGGCGGCGGCCAGCCCGGCGGGCGGTCCCCGCGCGAGCGCGTCCGGCGCGGACGCAGCATCAAGATCCGCATCGAACTCGACCTCGTCGAGACGGCGTTCGGCGTGAGCAAGGACATCACGTTCCCCACCGCCATCCTGTGCGAGACGTGCCAGGGCGAGGGGACGGCGGCGGGATCGCACCGCACCACCTGCGAGATGTGCCACGGCCAGGGCGAGGTCTCCCAGGTCACCCGCTCCTTCCTCGGCCAGGTCATGACGTCCCGCCCCTGCCCGCAGTGCTCCGGCCAGGGCACGGTCATCACCAACCCCTGCGGTGACTGCGCCGGCGAGGGCCGGGTGCGCGAGAAGGTCACCCGCACGGTGAAGATCCCCGCGGGCGTCGACGACGGCACCCGCATCCAGCTCGCAGGCGAGGGCGAGGTCGGCCCCAACGGCGGGCCGCGCGGCGACATCATCCTGGAGATCATCCAGAAGGCGCACCCGACCTTCGAGCGGCGCGGCGACGACCTGCACTGCACGGTCACCGTGCCCATGACCGCCGCCGCGCTGGGCGCCTCGTTCGCGTTCGACACGCTGGACGGCACGGAGAACATCGACCTGCGCCCGGGGACCAACTCCGGCCACGTCATCACACTGCCCAACAAGGGCGTGACCCATCTCGACGGGGGCGGCCGGGGCGACCTGCGCATCCGCGTGGACGTGGAGACCCCGAACAAGCTGGACGAGGAGCAGGAGGCCCTGCTGCGCAAGTTCGCCGAGCTGCGCGGGGAGGACCAGAACCCGGGCCGCTTCAGCCCCGGGCACGGCGGCCTGTTCGCCAAGCTCCGTGACGCCTTCGGTGCCAAGTGA
- a CDS encoding 16S rRNA (uracil(1498)-N(3))-methyltransferase, translating to MTPPVFLVDDAADLAAATVVLTGAEGRHAAVVRRIRAGETVDLSDGRGERARCTVVEVGKDGVVCEVGERWHEPAPRPRLTVVQALPKGDRGELAVEMMTEAGVDVIVPWAAERCVTRWKGDRAAKSLAKWRATAREAAKQARRGRLPEVTGLAGRDDVAALLSGADAAVVLHEDATARLSDIAVPDGDRGPEGGVVLVVGPEGGFSDTELDIFTAAGAEPALLGPTVLRTSTAGVAALSILQARSGRW from the coding sequence GTGACCCCACCGGTCTTCCTGGTCGACGACGCCGCCGACCTGGCCGCCGCCACGGTGGTCCTCACCGGCGCCGAGGGGCGCCACGCCGCCGTGGTGCGGCGCATCCGCGCCGGTGAGACCGTCGACCTCTCCGACGGCCGTGGCGAGCGTGCTCGCTGCACGGTCGTCGAGGTCGGCAAGGACGGCGTGGTGTGCGAGGTCGGCGAGCGCTGGCACGAGCCGGCGCCGCGACCCCGGCTGACCGTCGTGCAGGCGCTGCCCAAGGGCGACCGCGGCGAACTGGCCGTGGAGATGATGACCGAGGCCGGGGTCGATGTGATCGTCCCCTGGGCGGCCGAGCGCTGTGTCACCCGTTGGAAGGGCGACCGGGCTGCCAAGTCGCTGGCCAAGTGGCGCGCCACCGCCCGTGAGGCGGCCAAGCAGGCGCGCAGGGGCCGCCTGCCGGAGGTCACCGGACTCGCCGGGCGCGACGACGTGGCGGCCCTGCTGTCAGGGGCCGACGCGGCCGTCGTGCTGCACGAGGACGCGACGGCCAGGCTGAGCGACATCGCCGTTCCCGACGGTGACCGGGGTCCCGAGGGCGGAGTCGTCCTGGTGGTGGGTCCCGAGGGCGGCTTCTCCGACACGGAGCTCGACATCTTCACCGCGGCCGGGGCGGAACCGGCCCTGCTCGGGCCGACCGTCCTGCGCACCTCCACCGCGGGGGTGGCCGCGCTGTCGATCCTGCAGGCGCGGTCCGGCCGCTGGTAG
- a CDS encoding SigE family RNA polymerase sigma factor: MVAGAATAPLSVEWDADHAVTELYREHYRPLVRLAALLVRDHATAEEVVQDAFVAMHGAWRRLRDPNKALSYLRQAVVNKARSVLRHRAVVEKHAPKALPDAPSAEHGAMNLLEREAVIRALRKLPTRQREAIVLRYYGDLSEAQIADAMGISKGAVKSHTSRGISALRSVLEQTT; this comes from the coding sequence ATCGTGGCTGGAGCCGCCACAGCTCCGCTCTCCGTGGAGTGGGACGCCGACCACGCGGTCACGGAGCTCTATCGGGAGCACTACCGTCCGCTGGTCCGACTCGCCGCGCTGCTGGTGCGCGACCACGCGACCGCGGAAGAGGTCGTCCAGGACGCGTTCGTGGCCATGCACGGCGCGTGGCGCCGCCTTCGCGACCCGAACAAGGCCCTGTCGTACCTGCGCCAGGCCGTGGTCAACAAGGCCCGGTCCGTTCTTCGGCACCGTGCGGTCGTCGAGAAGCACGCACCCAAAGCCCTGCCCGACGCACCCAGCGCCGAACACGGCGCCATGAACCTTTTGGAGCGTGAGGCGGTGATCCGGGCCCTGCGTAAACTACCCACCCGTCAGCGAGAGGCGATCGTGCTCCGGTACTACGGCGACCTGTCCGAGGCTCAGATCGCTGACGCCATGGGCATCAGCAAGGGCGCGGTGAAGAGCCACACCTCCCGTGGAATCTCCGCGCTGCGCTCTGTTCTGGAGCAGACGACATGA
- a CDS encoding histidine triad nucleotide-binding protein produces the protein MAQDDCLFCKIVKGEVPAEIVREGKRTLAFRDINPQAPTHVLVIPREHVRDAASAAAADTGLVDEIVREARAVAESEGVAETGYRLVFNTGSGAGQTVFHLHAHLLGGRGLNWPPG, from the coding sequence ATGGCCCAGGACGACTGCCTTTTCTGCAAGATCGTGAAGGGGGAGGTCCCGGCCGAGATCGTCCGTGAGGGGAAACGCACCCTGGCGTTCCGCGACATCAACCCCCAGGCACCGACGCACGTCCTCGTCATCCCGCGTGAGCACGTCCGGGACGCGGCCTCCGCGGCCGCCGCCGACACGGGCCTGGTCGACGAGATCGTGCGCGAGGCCCGCGCGGTGGCCGAGTCGGAGGGCGTGGCCGAGACCGGGTACCGGCTGGTGTTCAACACGGGCAGCGGAGCCGGACAGACGGTGTTCCACCTGCACGCACACCTGCTCGGCGGCCGCGGGCTCAACTGGCCTCCCGGGTAG
- the ybeY gene encoding rRNA maturation RNase YbeY, with protein MSIDVANESGVTTVDEARLSRLARHVLDAMRVHPLAELSVVLVDEGPMTDLHVRWMDEPGPTDVLSFPMDELRPGGPGRTSEPGVLGDVIICPQVAERQAEKAGHSSTDEIDLLCTHGILHLLGYDHAEPDEHKEMFGLQGEILAAWREREAVDRDEDESGS; from the coding sequence ATGAGTATCGACGTCGCCAACGAGTCCGGCGTCACCACCGTGGACGAGGCACGACTCTCCCGGCTGGCCCGGCACGTGCTCGACGCCATGCGTGTCCACCCCCTGGCGGAGCTGTCCGTCGTCCTGGTGGACGAGGGGCCGATGACCGACCTGCACGTGCGGTGGATGGACGAGCCCGGTCCCACCGACGTGCTGTCCTTCCCCATGGACGAGCTGCGCCCCGGCGGCCCCGGCCGCACGAGTGAGCCGGGCGTCCTCGGTGACGTGATCATCTGCCCGCAGGTGGCCGAGCGCCAGGCGGAGAAGGCCGGGCACAGCTCGACCGACGAGATCGACCTGCTGTGCACGCACGGCATCCTGCACCTGCTGGGCTACGACCACGCTGAGCCGGACGAGCACAAGGAGATGTTCGGCCTGCAGGGCGAGATCCTGGCGGCGTGGCGCGAGCGCGAGGCCGTCGACCGCGACGAGGACGAGAGCGGGTCATGA
- a CDS encoding hemolysin family protein, giving the protein MIPSVWAGAATTGDPVAWLTAFAAALVLTAAAGFLVAAEVAVTRVMSVGMPTVGTGRDAPRTSAWDRVAADPASHLNALLFLRVVCEVCAVLAAALGTVFLLGFGWLPLLLAAAAMVVAESVLIAIAPRILGRQFAEPVARAGAVVVYPFQVVVQPFVRLLVWAGRTLTPREKGDREGPFSTEVELRRLVDLAERGEVIDPEEREMIHSVFKLDDTSVREVMVPRPDIVFTSRDADADAVLSLALASGYSRIPVTGEDEDDVVGIVYLKDLVERLRDRWAAASGANGAPVPLTAADVMRSATYVPDTKPIDELLREMQQQRNHVAMAIDEYGGTAGLVTLEDIVEEIVGEITDEYDHEIPPVAWLDDDRVRVTARLPLGELDEIFPERDLDVVDVETVGGLVAFVLGRVPVGGAQAEYAGLRLTLEGKSSRRNRMTTVLVERLPEDSDHGDRGRNDDVRSTEQ; this is encoded by the coding sequence ATGATTCCGTCGGTGTGGGCCGGCGCGGCGACCACGGGCGATCCCGTCGCGTGGCTCACCGCGTTCGCGGCCGCCCTCGTCCTGACCGCCGCGGCGGGCTTCCTGGTCGCGGCGGAGGTCGCGGTGACCAGGGTGATGTCGGTCGGTATGCCGACCGTGGGCACCGGCCGCGACGCGCCGAGGACCTCGGCCTGGGACCGCGTGGCGGCCGACCCCGCGAGCCACCTGAACGCGCTGCTGTTCCTGCGCGTGGTGTGCGAGGTGTGCGCGGTCCTGGCCGCGGCCCTGGGCACGGTGTTCCTGCTGGGCTTCGGCTGGCTCCCGCTGCTGCTGGCCGCGGCGGCCATGGTGGTCGCGGAGTCGGTCCTCATCGCGATCGCACCGCGCATCCTGGGCCGCCAGTTCGCTGAGCCCGTCGCCCGGGCCGGGGCGGTCGTCGTCTACCCGTTCCAGGTCGTCGTGCAACCGTTCGTCCGGTTGCTGGTGTGGGCGGGCCGAACGCTCACCCCGCGCGAGAAGGGCGACCGCGAGGGACCCTTCAGCACGGAGGTGGAGCTGCGCCGGCTCGTCGACCTCGCCGAGCGGGGGGAGGTCATCGACCCCGAGGAACGCGAGATGATCCACTCGGTGTTCAAGCTCGACGACACGTCCGTGCGCGAGGTGATGGTGCCGCGCCCCGACATCGTCTTCACCAGCCGCGACGCCGACGCCGACGCCGTGCTGTCGCTGGCGCTGGCCAGCGGCTACTCCCGGATCCCGGTGACGGGCGAGGACGAGGACGACGTGGTCGGCATCGTCTACCTCAAGGACCTGGTCGAGCGGCTGCGCGACCGCTGGGCGGCCGCCTCTGGCGCGAACGGGGCCCCGGTGCCGCTGACCGCGGCCGACGTGATGCGCTCGGCGACCTACGTCCCCGACACCAAGCCCATCGACGAACTGCTGCGCGAGATGCAGCAGCAGCGCAACCACGTCGCCATGGCCATCGACGAGTACGGGGGTACCGCGGGCCTGGTGACCCTGGAGGACATCGTGGAGGAGATCGTCGGTGAGATCACCGACGAGTACGACCACGAGATCCCGCCGGTGGCCTGGCTGGACGACGACAGGGTCCGGGTCACGGCCCGTCTGCCGCTGGGCGAGCTCGACGAGATCTTCCCCGAACGCGACCTCGACGTGGTCGACGTGGAGACGGTGGGCGGTCTCGTGGCGTTCGTCCTGGGTCGCGTGCCCGTCGGTGGGGCACAGGCCGAATACGCTGGTCTCAGACTCACTCTCGAGGGCAAGAGCAGCCGCCGCAACCGGATGACCACGGTGCTGGTGGAGCGCCTGCCCGAGGACTCCGACCACGGCGACCGTGGCAGGAACGACGACGTAAGGAGCACGGAGCAGTGA
- a CDS encoding cytidine deaminase codes for MTDTTGLNPEDGKLITLARASRARNAAPEGAAVRDETGRTYVATTVSLPSLSLTALQAAVAAAVSSEASALEAAVVVTQAKELTEGDRALADDLKTQVVVIAAPDGVPASITRR; via the coding sequence GTGACGGACACGACGGGGCTCAACCCCGAGGACGGCAAGCTCATCACCCTCGCGCGCGCCTCGCGCGCCCGCAACGCCGCGCCGGAGGGCGCGGCCGTACGGGACGAGACCGGGCGCACCTATGTGGCCACGACGGTGTCCCTGCCGTCCCTGTCGCTGACGGCCCTGCAGGCGGCCGTGGCCGCGGCCGTGTCCAGTGAGGCCTCCGCGCTGGAGGCCGCCGTGGTCGTCACCCAGGCGAAGGAACTGACCGAGGGCGACCGCGCGCTGGCGGACGACCTGAAGACCCAGGTGGTGGTGATCGCCGCCCCCGACGGGGTGCCCGCGAGCATCACCCGGCGCTGA
- the era gene encoding GTPase Era: protein MNDLDLEKLRVPLEMPSFPEGFRSGFACFVGRPNVGKSTLMNALVGQKVAITSNRPQTTRRTVRGIVHRPDAQLIIVDTPGLHKPRTLLGERLDSLVRSTLVEVDVIVFCLPADEPIGRGDTYIAKELAEQTNTPVVALVTKTDKVDKEAVGRHLMAVDELGDWADIVPVSAQSGFQLDTVTGVLCSHLPEGPPLYPDGDLTDEPDEMLVAELVREAALEGVRDELPHSIAVVVDEMYERENTRPGKELVDIYASLYVERPSQKAIVIGSKGSRLRDVGSRARKQIEALLGRRVFLDLRVRVAKDWQRDPKQLRKLGFDQQT from the coding sequence ATGAACGACCTCGACCTGGAGAAACTGCGCGTACCGCTGGAGATGCCCTCCTTCCCGGAGGGCTTCCGCAGCGGGTTCGCCTGTTTCGTCGGCCGCCCCAACGTGGGCAAGTCCACTCTGATGAACGCGCTGGTCGGGCAGAAGGTGGCGATCACCAGCAACCGGCCCCAGACCACCCGGCGTACCGTGCGGGGCATCGTCCACCGTCCGGACGCGCAGCTGATCATCGTGGACACGCCGGGCCTGCACAAGCCGCGGACCCTGCTGGGGGAGCGGCTGGACTCGCTGGTGCGGTCCACGCTGGTCGAGGTGGACGTCATCGTCTTCTGCCTGCCCGCGGACGAACCGATCGGCCGGGGTGACACCTACATCGCCAAGGAGTTGGCGGAGCAGACCAACACCCCGGTGGTCGCCCTGGTCACCAAGACCGACAAGGTCGACAAGGAGGCCGTGGGCCGGCACCTGATGGCCGTGGACGAGCTGGGCGACTGGGCCGACATCGTGCCGGTCTCGGCCCAGAGCGGATTCCAGCTGGACACGGTCACGGGTGTGCTGTGCTCGCACCTGCCCGAGGGACCGCCGCTGTACCCCGACGGCGACCTCACCGACGAGCCCGACGAGATGCTCGTGGCGGAGCTGGTCCGCGAGGCCGCCCTGGAGGGTGTGCGCGACGAGCTTCCGCACTCCATCGCGGTGGTCGTGGACGAGATGTACGAGCGGGAGAACACCCGGCCCGGCAAGGAGCTGGTGGACATCTACGCGTCGCTGTACGTGGAGCGCCCCAGCCAGAAGGCCATCGTGATCGGCTCCAAGGGCTCGCGCCTGCGCGACGTGGGGTCGCGGGCGCGCAAACAGATCGAGGCCCTGCTGGGTCGGCGGGTCTTCCTGGACCTGCGGGTGCGTGTGGCCAAGGACTGGCAGCGCGACCCCAAACAGCTGCGGAAGCTGGGATTCGACCAGCAGACCTGA
- a CDS encoding IclR family transcriptional regulator — protein sequence MQSLDRAFALLEIMAEAGGEASLSQLADASGLPLPTIHRIIRTLVGNGYVRQLPSRRYALGPRLIGLGDKASQMMSTWARPHLAQLVEDLGETANLAMLDGDKVIYVAQVPSPHAMRMFTEVGRRVLPHSAGVGKALLSQLTDEEALATVHRTGMPAATDRTIVDPDAFVAELHRIRKDGYAIDDGEQEIGVRCVAVPVDGAPSGMAVSVSGPEARVHWDFVDRAAPIVQRCATALAADLNNQG from the coding sequence GTGCAGTCCCTCGACCGTGCCTTCGCCCTGCTGGAGATCATGGCCGAGGCAGGCGGTGAGGCCTCGCTCAGCCAGTTGGCCGACGCCTCCGGGCTGCCCCTGCCCACCATCCACCGCATCATCCGCACCCTGGTCGGCAACGGCTACGTGCGCCAGCTGCCCTCCCGGCGCTACGCGCTCGGCCCACGGCTGATCGGACTGGGCGACAAGGCCTCGCAGATGATGAGCACCTGGGCCCGTCCCCACCTGGCGCAACTGGTGGAGGACCTCGGGGAGACCGCCAACCTCGCCATGCTGGACGGCGACAAGGTCATCTACGTCGCGCAGGTCCCCTCCCCGCACGCCATGCGCATGTTCACCGAGGTCGGCCGCCGTGTCCTGCCGCACTCGGCCGGAGTCGGCAAGGCACTGCTGTCCCAGCTCACCGACGAGGAGGCGCTGGCCACGGTCCACCGCACGGGCATGCCCGCCGCCACCGACCGCACCATCGTCGACCCGGACGCGTTCGTCGCCGAGCTCCACCGCATCCGCAAGGACGGCTACGCCATCGACGACGGTGAGCAGGAGATCGGCGTCCGCTGTGTCGCGGTGCCCGTCGACGGCGCGCCCTCGGGCATGGCGGTGTCCGTCTCCGGCCCCGAGGCCCGCGTGCACTGGGACTTCGTCGACCGCGCCGCCCCCATCGTGCAGCGCTGCGCCACCGCCCTGGCCGCCGACCTCAACAACCAGGGCTGA